One Leopardus geoffroyi isolate Oge1 chromosome C1, O.geoffroyi_Oge1_pat1.0, whole genome shotgun sequence DNA segment encodes these proteins:
- the PRDM2 gene encoding PR domain zinc finger protein 2 isoform X5, whose translation MRDSAEGKLRSWTCSGPKEDEKPSASTAEQTAVLQEAVSQDVLPEPVVSPTACAPHAEPEEKPEAANCEVNDLEEEEEEEEDEDDELEEEGEEEADTPNESSVKEPEIRCDEKPEDLLEEPKNVSKDALEGSPGLTPVSRTPKTKEEANGDVFETFMFPCQHCERKFTTKQGLERHMHIHVSTASHAFKCQYCGKAFGTQINRRRHERRHEAGLKRKPGLTLQPSEDPADGRSSGDSVAPKDDPTPCGLGQDSLLLRSEKAPREDVASSVAEENGEVKELHPCKYCKKVFGTHTNMRRHQRRVHERHLIPKGVRRKGGLLEEPHPPAERAPPAQSVYVPSTEPEEDGEADDVYIMDISSNISENLNFYIDGKIQTSSSTSNCDVIEMESGSADLYGINCLLTPVTVEITQNVKATQAPVADDLPKEPSSGTNSESKKRRTASPPALPKIKAETESEPSVPACSLLPLSISTSEAVSFHKEKSVYLSSKLKQLLQTQDKLTPPAGISATEIPKLGPVCVSAPASMLPVTSSRFKRRTSSPPSSPQHSPALRDFGKQSDGKAVWTDAVLGSKKPKLESHSNSPAWSLSGREERETVSPPGFDEYKVSKEWAAGPTFSNVCNQQPLDLSSGVKQKAEGAGKTPVHWESVLDLSVHKKPCSDSEGKESKENHLVQPACSVIKKKKPTTRMLQKVLLNEYNGVDLPAENAADGTRSPSPCQSLDPQPDSGLGPDAGLSAPVVESPPDVSPSSPALQTSSLSARQLPPLLIPTHPSSPPACPPVLTVATPPPPLLPTVPLPASSSGASPRPCPSPLSNATVQSPLPILSPTVSPSPSPIPSVEPLTSAASPGPPTLSSSSSSSSSSSSFSSSSSSSSPSPPPLSAVSSVVSSGDNLEASLPMITFKQEELENEELKPREEPQSAVEQEVVQETFNKNFVCNVCESPFLSIKDLTKHLSIHAEEWPFKCEFCVQLFKAKTDLSEHRFLLHGVGNIFVCSVCKKEFAFLCNLQQHQRDLHPDKVCTHHEFESGTLRPQNFTDPSKAHVEHMQSLPEDPLETSKEEEELNDSSEELYTTIKIMASGIKTKDPDVRLGLNQHYPSFKPPPFQYHHRNPMGIGVTATNFTTHNIPQTFTTAIRCTKCGKGVDNMPELHKHILACASASDKKRYTPKKNPVPLKQTVQPKNGVVVFDNSGKNAFRRMGQPKRLNFSVELSKMSSNKLKLNALKKKNQLVQKAILQKNKSAKQKADLKTASECSSHICPYCHREFTYIGSLNKHAAFSCPKKPLSPSKKKAAHSSKKGGHPSPASNDKNNSGHRRRTADAEIKMQSVQAPLGKTRARSSGPAQVPLPSSAFRSKQNVKFTASVKSKKPSSSLRNSSPIRMAKITHGEGKKPKAVAKNHSAQLASKTSRSLHVRVQKSKAVLQSKSALASKKRTDRFNVKSRERSGGPVTRSLQLAAAAEPGDSRREDGGGKQELKDFSYSLRLASRCPPPAAPYITRQCRNVKATAAAQFQGPLFKE comes from the exons ATGAGAGATTCTGCGGAAGGTAAGCTTCGAAGTTGGACTTGTTCGG GTCCCAAAGAGGACGAGAAGCCTTCGGCCTCAACAGCTGAGCAGACCGCCGTTCTTCAGGAAGCGGTTAGTCAGGATGTGCTTCCAGAACCGGTGGTCTCCCCCACTGCCTGCGCACCCCACGCGGAACCCGAGGAGAAGCCAGAAGCAGCGAACTGTGAGGTGAACgatttggaggaagaggaggaggaggaagaagatgaagatgatgagctggaagaagagggggaggaagaagctgACACGCCAAATGAAAGTTCTGTGAAAGAGCCAGAAATTCGGTGTGACGAGAAGCCTGAAGATTTGTTAGAGGAACCAAAAAATGTTTCGAAAGACGCTCTCGAAGGCTCTCCAGGGCTGACGCCTGTTAGCAGAACTCCCAAAACTAAGGAAGAGGCCAATGGTGATGTGTTTGAAACGTTTATGTTTCCGTGTCAGCATTGCGAAAGGAAGTTTACAACCAAGCAGGGGCTTGAACGCCACATGCACATCCACGTATCCACCGCCAGTCACGCCTTCAAGTGCCAGTACTGCGGGAAGGCGTTCGGCACCCAGATCAACAGGCGGAGGCACGAGCGGCGCCACGAGGCGGGGCTGAAGCGCAAGCCCGGCCTCACGCTCCAGCCGTCGGAAGACCCGGCCGACGGCAGATCGTCCGGAGACAGCGTGGCTCCAAAGGACGACCCGACCCCTTGCGGTCTCGGGCAGGACTCTCTGCTCTTGCGTTCAGAGAAGGCTCCGCGAGAAGACGTCGCTTCTTCTGTTGCAGAAGAGAATGGGGAAGTGAAAGAGCTTCATCCGTGCAAGTACTGTAAGAAGGTCTTCGGGACACATACCAACATGAGGCGGCATCAGCGCAGAGTCCACGAACGCCATCTGATTCCCAAGGGCGTGCGGCGGAAAGGGGGCCTCCTGGAGGAGCCGCACCCCCCCGCGGAGCGGGCCCCGCCCGCCCAGAGTGTCTAcgtgcccagcacggagcccgaggaGGACGGGGAGGCCGACGACGTGTACATCATGGACATCTCCAGCAACATCTCTGAAAACTTAAACTTCTACATCGATGGCAAAATTCAGACCAGCAGCAGCACGAGTAACTGTGACGTGATTGAGATGGAGTCCGGTTCGGCCGACTTGTACGGTATCAATTGCCTGCTTACTCCGGTCACGGTGGAAATCACTCAGAATGTAAAGGCCACACAGGCCCCTGTAGCCGACGATCTTCCTAAAGAGCCTTCCAGCGGCACGAACAGTGAGTCCAAGAAACGGAGAACGGCGAGTCCTCCCGCGCTCCCTAAAATCAAAGCCGAGACGGAGTCCGAGCCCTCGGTGCCCGCGTGTTCCTTACTGCCTCTCAGCATATCAACTTCGGAGGCGGTGTCTTTCCACAAAGAGAAGAGTGTGTACCTGTCGTCGAAGCTCAAACAACTGCTTCAAACCCAGGACAAACTAACGCCTCCTGCGGGCATTTCGGCAACGGAAATACCGAAGTTAGGTCCCGTTTGCGTGTCTGCTCCTGCGTCGATGCTGCCCGTGACCTCGAGTAGGTTTAAGCGGCGGACCAGCTCTCCCCCCAGTTCCCCACAACACAGTCCTGCCCTCCGAGACTTTGGAAAGCAAAGTGATGGCAAAGCGGTGTGGACCGATGCCGTTCTGGGTTCCAAAAAACCCAAATTAGAAAGTCATAGCAACTCACCAGCGTGGAGTTTgtctgggagagaggagagagaaacggTGAGCCCGCCAGGCTTTGATGAATACAAAGTGTCTAAGGAGTGGGCAGCCGGTCCTACTTTCAGCAATGTGTGCAACCAACAGCCGCTGGACTTATCCAGCGGTGTCAAACAGAAGGCCGAGGGCGCAGGCAAGACCCCGGTCCACTGGGAATCTGTATTAGACCTCAGTGTGCATAAGAAGCCTTGTAGTGACTCTGAAGGCAAGGAGTCGAAAGAAAACCATCTGGTGCAGCCAGCCTGCAGTGtcatcaagaaaaagaagccaaCCACCCGCATGCTGCAGAAGGTTCTTCTCAACGAGTACAACGGCGTCGATTTACCTGCAGAGAATGCTGCAGACGGGACCCGGAGCCCGAGTCCTTGTCAATCCCTGGATCCCCAGCCAGACTCTGGCCTCGGCCCTGACGCTGGTTTATCGGCCCCTGTGGTCGAGTCCCCACCTGATGTCTCTCCTTCCTCGCCTGCCCTGCAGACATCTTCCCTTTCTGCCAGGCAGCTGCCTCCTCTCTTGATCCCAACGCATCCCTCTTCCCCCCCGGCCTGTCCTCCTGTGTTGACTGTTGCCACGCCACCCCCTCCACTCCTTCCTACTGTCCCTCTTCCGGCCTCCTCTTCTGGGGCGTCTCCCCGTCCGTGTCCCTCTCCGCTCTCGAATGCTACCGTGCAGTCGCCACTTCCCATTCTGTCCCCTACGGTGTCCCCCTCGCCATCTCCCATCCCTTCCGTGGAACCTCTCACGTCTGCTGCTTCGCCCGGACCCCCGACCCtttcctcatcttcttcctcgtcttcttcctcatcttcgttctcctcttcttcctcctcctcttccccctcgcCGCCGCCGCTCTCGGCAGTGTCATCCGTTGTTTCCTCTGGGGATAATCTGGAAGCTTCTCTCCCCATGATAACTTTCAAGCAGGAGGAACTAGAGAATGAAGAGCTGAAGCCCAGGGAAGAGCCCCAGTCTGCAGTTGAGCAGGAGGTTGTTCAGGAGACGTTCAACAAAAACTTTGTCTGCAATGTCTGTGAATCaccttttctttccattaaagATCTAACCAAACATTTATCTATCCATGCTGAAGAATGGCCCTTCAAATGTGAATTTTGTGTGCAGCTCTTTAAGGCTAAAACTGATCTGTCAGAACATCGCTTTTTGCTTCATGGAGTTGGGAATATCTTTGTgtgttcagtttgtaaaaaagaGTTTGCTTTTTTGTGCAATTTGCAGCAGCACCAGCGAGATCTCCACCCAGATAAGGTGTGCACACACCATGAGTTTGAGAGCGGCACGCTCAGGCCCCAGAACTTCACAGACCCCAGCAAGGCCCACGTAGAGCACATGCAGAGTTTGCCGGAAGACCCTCTAGAAACCtcgaaagaagaagaagaattaaatgATTCCTCTGAAGAGCTCTACACGACCATAAAAATAATGGCTTCTGGAATAAAGACAAAAGACCCAGATGTTCGACTGGGTCTCAATCAACATTACCCAAGCTTTAAACCACCTCCATTTCAGTACCATCACCGAAACCCCATGGGGATCGGCGTGACGGCCACAAATTTCACTACGCACAATATCCCGCAGACTTTCACCACTGCCATTCGCTGCACAAAGTGTGGGAAGGGTGTAGACAACATGCCAGAGTTACACAAACACATCCTGGCGTGTGCCTCTGCTAGTGACAAGAAGAGGTATACCCCTAAGAAAAACCCAGTCCCCTTGAAACAGACTGTGCAGCCCAAGAACGGCGTGGTGGTTTTCGATAACTCGGGGAAAAATGCCTTCAGACGGATGGGACAGCCCAAGAGACTGAACTTCAGTGTCGAGCTCAGCAAGATGTCCTCGAACAAGCTCAAGCTAAAtgcattgaagaaaaaaaaccagctTGTCCAGAAAGCAATCCTGCAAAAAAACAAATCTGCAAAGCAGAAGGCCGACCTAAAAACCGCCTCCGAGTGCTCCTCGCACATCTGCCCGTACTGTCACAGAGAGTTCACGTACATCGGGAGCCTGAATAAGCACGCTGCTTTCAGCTGCCCCAAAAAACCGCTttctccttccaaaaaaaaagCTGCCCACTCATCCAAGAAAGGTGGACACCCGTCACCTGCAAGTAACGACAAAAACAATAGCGGCCACCGCAGGCGGACCGCGGACGCTGAGATCAAGATGCAAAGTGTGCAGGCACCCCTGGGCAAGACTAGGGCGCGCAGCTCAGGCCCGGCACAAGTCCCGCTGCCCTCGTCGGCCTTCAGGTCCAAGCAGAATGTCAAGTTCACGGCTTCGGTGAAGTCCAAAAAGCCAAGCTCCTCCTTAAGGAACTCAAGCCCCATAAGAATGGCCAAAATAACCCACGGcgaggggaaaaaacccaaagctGTGGCCAAGAATCATTCTGCTCAGCTTGCGAGCAAGACGTCCCGGAGCCTGCACGTGAGGGTACAGAAAAGCAAAGCCGTCTTACAGAGCAAATCCGCTCTGGCCAGTAAGAAAAGAACAGACCGGTTCAATGTAAAATCTAGAGAACGGAGTGGGGGGCCAGTCACCCGAAGCCTCCAGCTGGCAGCTGCTGCCGAGCCGGGCGACAGCAGGAGGGAGGATGGTGGTGGCAAGCAGGAGCTGAAGGACTTCAG